The Nitrospira tepida genome includes a window with the following:
- a CDS encoding TldD/PmbA family protein produces MSSGLTSRQEFEFLTDLVLKHSSGDDTVMSLWDSIGGTTRFANNQIIQNVNARRVTLTVTVAFGRRRGTASTTDLTAGAVQDALKRAERIARVSPEDPEYLPSLPLQTYLALPCWRAETSAAGAARRLADARRMIGMCQGEGLNAAGIVATSDGIAALSTSQGLRAYEPRTEARFSVTVMDGEASAWASNAHRSCDQLAIEERTRLAIGKVKRAGSPKPLAAGRYTVLLEPAAVAGLLSWMIWLLDAKSYEKGTSPFSGKLGHPLIDPRLNLHNLPLHPDLLGMSFDSDGVPSRESWWIQDGVLRQLAYDRFTAHTKAVPPISLPEAPCLSGDGIGDDLIATTEQGILVSNLWYLRVVSHTDLTLTGMTRDGTFLIENGKIAGAVHNFRFHESPLKAFSNLDECTHPAETVTAETGKMLVPAMRIRDFHFSSVTRF; encoded by the coding sequence ATGAGTTCGGGCCTCACGAGTCGGCAGGAGTTTGAGTTTCTCACCGACCTGGTGCTGAAGCATTCGTCGGGAGACGATACAGTGATGTCCCTCTGGGATTCGATCGGCGGGACGACCCGCTTCGCCAACAACCAGATCATCCAGAATGTCAATGCACGGCGAGTCACATTGACGGTCACGGTGGCGTTCGGGCGCCGGCGGGGAACGGCGAGCACGACCGACCTCACCGCGGGCGCGGTCCAGGATGCCCTGAAGCGGGCGGAACGCATCGCCAGGGTGTCCCCGGAGGATCCCGAATATCTTCCGTCGCTTCCTCTGCAAACCTATCTGGCGCTGCCGTGCTGGCGGGCGGAAACCTCTGCCGCCGGTGCGGCGCGTCGTCTGGCCGACGCGCGGAGGATGATCGGGATGTGTCAAGGGGAAGGTCTGAATGCCGCCGGTATCGTGGCAACCAGTGATGGCATTGCGGCGCTCTCAACGAGCCAGGGGTTACGTGCCTACGAGCCACGGACGGAGGCCCGCTTCAGCGTCACGGTCATGGACGGCGAGGCCAGCGCCTGGGCCTCCAATGCTCATCGTTCCTGTGACCAGCTTGCCATCGAAGAGCGGACCCGCCTCGCCATCGGCAAGGTCAAACGTGCCGGAAGTCCCAAGCCGCTCGCCGCTGGACGCTATACCGTCCTGCTTGAGCCTGCGGCCGTGGCCGGGTTGCTGAGTTGGATGATCTGGCTATTGGATGCCAAGTCATACGAGAAGGGCACCAGCCCGTTCAGCGGCAAGCTGGGACACCCACTGATCGATCCTCGATTGAATCTGCACAATCTGCCGTTGCATCCGGATCTGTTGGGGATGAGTTTCGACTCGGACGGTGTGCCGAGCCGCGAATCGTGGTGGATTCAAGACGGGGTGCTCAGGCAGCTCGCCTACGATCGGTTTACGGCCCACACCAAGGCCGTGCCCCCCATCAGCTTACCGGAGGCGCCCTGTCTCTCTGGAGATGGAATTGGTGACGATCTGATCGCGACGACTGAACAGGGTATCTTAGTCAGTAACCTCTGGTATCTCCGCGTCGTCAGCCATACGGACCTGACCTTGACAGGTATGACGCGGGATGGAACATTCTTGATCGAGAACGGCAAAATTGCCGGGGCGGTTCACAATTTCCGCTTCCACGAAAGCCCGTTGAAGGCCTTTTCAAATCTCGACGAGTGCACCCACCCTGCGGAAACCGTCACGGCTGAGACGGGCAAGATGTTGGTGCCCGCCATGCGGATCCGAGACTTTCATTTTTCCAGTGTGACCCGTTTCTGA
- a CDS encoding TldD/PmbA family protein, whose translation MGQPNWDELAELALARVRAAGAEYGDIRIVESRTETVRGEDRRLAEVRDSRDGGFGVRVLYHGAWGFAASAIRSLEEVPRVAELAVDIAKGSASLARDPVRLAEEPVHRDTVVTARKADPFAVPLEQKTAMLMETMEVLHRQSGVVRSRAQLWARQDVKLFVSTEGSRIHFDLLAVQGEMEVTAVHDGRFASRSYNTPHLRTGYELINQANFVAEAPRVAAEAVEKVKAPAVQAGTYDLVLDPEHLSLTIHESCGHPSELDRALGYEANYAGTSFLTTDKLGTFRYGSPHVTLVADNTEPETLAATGYDDDGVACQRWDIVREGLFVGYCTNREVAPKIGDRRSRGSNRAESWASIPIVRIANVGLLPGRASLDDLLADVRRGIYIEGHGSYSIDQRRYNFQFGGDAFWLVEHGKRTHMLRDVVYHDITPEFWNRCDGVANERFRRRYGFITCGKGQPGQSGWMTHAASPARFRGVSVIRSSGDKTS comes from the coding sequence ATGGGGCAGCCGAATTGGGATGAATTGGCCGAGTTGGCGCTTGCGCGTGTTCGAGCCGCCGGGGCCGAGTATGGAGACATTCGCATCGTAGAGAGTCGGACGGAGACGGTCCGGGGCGAAGATCGACGGCTTGCCGAGGTTCGCGATAGTCGCGATGGCGGTTTCGGCGTCCGAGTGCTCTATCACGGCGCCTGGGGGTTCGCCGCCAGCGCGATCCGTTCGCTGGAAGAGGTCCCGCGGGTGGCGGAGCTCGCGGTCGACATCGCCAAAGGCTCGGCCAGCTTGGCGAGGGATCCTGTGAGACTGGCGGAAGAGCCGGTTCATCGTGATACCGTCGTGACGGCCCGGAAAGCCGATCCCTTTGCGGTTCCGCTTGAGCAGAAGACCGCCATGCTGATGGAGACGATGGAGGTGCTGCACCGGCAGTCCGGAGTGGTGAGAAGTCGCGCGCAGTTGTGGGCGCGTCAGGACGTGAAGTTGTTCGTCTCGACGGAAGGTTCACGGATCCATTTCGATTTGTTGGCCGTGCAGGGCGAGATGGAGGTGACCGCGGTCCATGACGGTCGCTTCGCTTCCCGGAGCTACAATACGCCCCATCTTCGGACGGGCTACGAATTGATCAACCAGGCCAACTTCGTCGCCGAAGCCCCGCGGGTGGCAGCTGAGGCTGTCGAAAAGGTAAAGGCTCCGGCGGTCCAAGCGGGAACGTATGACCTGGTGCTCGATCCCGAACATCTGTCGCTGACCATTCACGAATCCTGCGGCCATCCCAGCGAGCTGGACCGGGCGCTCGGCTACGAGGCCAATTATGCGGGCACGAGCTTCTTGACCACCGACAAACTGGGAACCTTTCGCTACGGATCCCCGCACGTCACGCTTGTGGCGGACAATACCGAGCCGGAAACGCTGGCGGCAACCGGATATGACGATGATGGGGTTGCCTGTCAGCGCTGGGACATCGTGCGGGAAGGCCTGTTCGTGGGCTATTGCACCAACCGCGAGGTTGCACCGAAGATCGGAGACCGTCGGTCTCGCGGCTCGAACCGGGCCGAGAGCTGGGCCAGCATTCCGATCGTACGCATTGCCAATGTCGGGCTGCTTCCCGGCCGTGCCTCGCTCGACGATTTGCTGGCGGATGTCCGACGCGGTATCTATATCGAAGGGCATGGCTCCTACAGCATCGACCAGCGTCGCTACAATTTCCAGTTCGGCGGGGACGCGTTTTGGCTGGTTGAGCACGGGAAACGGACCCACATGCTTCGCGATGTGGTCTACCACGACATCACGCCTGAGTTTTGGAATCGTTGCGACGGGGTGGCCAATGAGCGCTTCCGTCGGCGCTACGGGTTCATCACCTGCGGCAAAGGCCAGCCGGGACAATCCGGATGGATGACGCATGCTGCCTCGCCCGCGCGGTTTCGCGGCGTGAGCGTGATCCGGAGTTCGGGAGACAAGACGTCATGA
- a CDS encoding DUF1295 domain-containing protein: MTMDPLALVLWAYLASMVVMALLWWIQRIVRNASIADVGWCMTLFGVVVWYAVQVPGVPERRLLLALLAAGYGLRLGLAILFTRVLGQPEDPRYARLRQQWGADSERNLFLYFQLQAAAVPLFSLPFLVVMQNPRPTFSLWEYAGVGLWLVGIIGETVADAQLADFKRQPWNRSHVCRTGLWYYSRHPNYFFEWVHWWSYVVMAVGLSNGWLTWVGPAAMGWALLKVTGVPYAEAQALRSRGDEYRHYQLTTNVFIPWFPRRHG; encoded by the coding sequence ATGACCATGGATCCATTGGCCCTCGTCCTTTGGGCCTATCTGGCTTCCATGGTCGTCATGGCGCTGCTCTGGTGGATACAACGGATCGTGCGGAATGCATCGATCGCGGATGTGGGGTGGTGTATGACCCTGTTCGGTGTGGTGGTGTGGTATGCGGTGCAGGTGCCGGGGGTGCCGGAGCGCCGGTTGTTGCTGGCGCTGTTGGCTGCTGGCTACGGGCTGCGGCTGGGGCTGGCCATCCTATTCACGCGGGTCTTGGGACAGCCCGAAGACCCGCGCTATGCGCGGCTCAGGCAGCAATGGGGAGCGGACAGCGAGCGGAACCTGTTTCTCTATTTTCAGCTCCAAGCTGCGGCCGTGCCATTGTTTTCCCTGCCCTTCCTTGTGGTCATGCAGAATCCTCGGCCGACCTTCAGTCTGTGGGAGTATGCCGGCGTGGGCCTCTGGCTGGTCGGAATCATCGGAGAAACCGTCGCGGACGCGCAGTTGGCCGATTTCAAACGGCAGCCGTGGAATCGCTCCCACGTCTGCCGGACAGGTCTGTGGTACTATTCGCGACATCCCAACTATTTCTTCGAGTGGGTGCACTGGTGGAGCTACGTGGTCATGGCCGTCGGTCTCTCCAACGGATGGCTGACATGGGTCGGGCCCGCCGCCATGGGCTGGGCGCTGCTCAAGGTGACCGGGGTGCCCTATGCGGAGGCTCAGGCGTTGCGCTCTCGGGGTGACGAGTATCGGCACTATCAGCTTACGACTAATGTCTTCATCCCCTGGTTTCCGCGGCGCCACGGATGA
- a CDS encoding SDR family oxidoreductase, protein MSTVSFNSVRTVVVTGAGGLIGSYLVGSAFRWVAGWRVVGLTRHELDLTDRSAVEELWQRLKPEAIVHCAAISKAVACRDNPELARRVNVEVTGHLTDLASASGARLVFISTDHVFNGQQGAYTETDPASPLTVYGETKVAAERLVLAHERHLVLRTSLNAGLSPTGDRSFVEELILAWRARRPLTLFTDEYRCPIPAAVTARAIWELIRTAPSGLYHLAGQERLSRWDLGQLMASFYPELEPSLKPGTLRDYGGPARAPDLSLNCDKVRRHLSFQLPGFRGWLQRQRGIPVKDLWRPDNEAI, encoded by the coding sequence ATGAGCACCGTATCGTTCAACTCTGTTCGGACCGTGGTGGTAACGGGGGCGGGCGGCTTGATCGGGAGCTATCTGGTCGGCAGTGCGTTCCGATGGGTGGCAGGTTGGCGGGTCGTCGGTCTCACAAGGCACGAGCTTGACCTCACGGACCGATCGGCCGTAGAGGAATTGTGGCAACGGCTCAAGCCCGAGGCGATCGTCCATTGCGCCGCGATCAGCAAGGCCGTCGCCTGTCGGGACAATCCGGAACTGGCGAGGCGTGTGAATGTCGAGGTCACCGGCCATCTGACGGACCTCGCGTCCGCTTCGGGCGCCCGGCTGGTGTTCATCTCGACCGATCATGTGTTCAATGGACAGCAGGGGGCCTATACCGAAACAGATCCGGCGAGTCCGCTGACCGTCTACGGGGAGACCAAGGTGGCCGCAGAGCGCCTGGTCCTTGCGCACGAGCGGCATCTTGTCCTGCGCACCTCGCTCAACGCCGGGCTCTCGCCAACCGGTGATCGAAGCTTCGTGGAGGAACTGATCCTGGCCTGGCGGGCGCGACGGCCTCTTACCCTATTCACAGACGAATATCGATGCCCCATTCCCGCCGCCGTGACAGCGCGGGCCATCTGGGAACTGATCCGCACGGCGCCGTCGGGGCTGTATCACCTCGCCGGCCAAGAACGGTTGTCGCGCTGGGACCTTGGTCAGCTTATGGCATCGTTCTACCCGGAACTGGAACCGTCGCTCAAGCCCGGGACGCTTCGCGATTATGGCGGTCCCGCGCGTGCGCCAGATCTCTCATTGAATTGCGATAAAGTCCGGCGGCATCTGTCGTTTCAACTTCCCGGGTTTCGGGGCTGGTTGCAGCGACAACGTGGAATCCCGGTAAAGGATCTCTGGCGTCCTGACAATGAGGCGATCTGA
- the ettA gene encoding energy-dependent translational throttle protein EttA has protein sequence MATNDKQVIFSLVGVGKVYPPKKQVLRDIYLGFYHGAKIGVLGLNGAGKSSLLRIIAGVDQNYTGEVVRSKGYSAGLLEQEPQLDPKKTVKEVVEEGKAELVALLHEYETISNRMGDASPEEMEKLLDKQAQLQEKIEAANGWELENQLEVAMDALRCPPADQKVGELSGGEKRRVALCRLLIQEPDILLLDEPTNHLDAESVQWLEQHLQQYKGTVIAVTHDRYFLDNVAGWILELDRGHGIPFQGNYSSWLEQKQERLEKEEKAESKRRKTLEHELEWIRMSPKARQSKGKARLNRYEELVNQKQDERAEDLEIYIPPGPRLGDVVVEAEGVSKAYGDRLLYENVNFSLPKGGIVGVIGPNGAGKTTMFRMIIGKEKPDIGTIKIGDTVKLGYVDQDRSLDGNKTVYEVISDGQETIKLGKVEVNARGYCARFNFAGTDQQKKVKELSGGERNRVHLARMLKEGANLIILDEPTNDLDVNTLRALEEGLENFAGCAVISSHDRWFLDRIATHILAFEGESRVVWFEGNYSDYEADRKRRLGKEADQPHRIRYRKLTRG, from the coding sequence ATGGCCACAAACGATAAGCAGGTGATCTTCTCTTTGGTCGGGGTCGGCAAGGTCTACCCGCCGAAGAAGCAGGTGTTGCGAGATATTTATTTGGGCTTTTATCACGGCGCCAAGATCGGCGTGCTGGGCCTGAACGGCGCCGGGAAGAGCAGCCTGCTCCGCATCATTGCAGGCGTGGATCAGAACTACACCGGGGAAGTGGTCCGATCGAAAGGGTACAGCGCCGGGCTGCTCGAACAGGAACCGCAGCTCGACCCCAAGAAAACGGTCAAGGAGGTCGTCGAGGAGGGCAAGGCCGAATTGGTGGCGCTGCTCCATGAATACGAGACGATCAGCAACCGGATGGGCGACGCCTCGCCGGAGGAGATGGAGAAGCTGCTCGACAAGCAGGCGCAGTTGCAGGAAAAGATCGAGGCGGCCAACGGCTGGGAGCTGGAGAATCAGCTCGAGGTCGCGATGGACGCCCTCCGCTGCCCGCCCGCAGACCAGAAGGTCGGCGAGCTCTCCGGCGGCGAGAAGCGCCGGGTGGCGCTCTGCCGGCTGCTCATTCAGGAGCCGGACATTCTGTTGCTGGATGAGCCGACCAACCACTTGGACGCCGAGTCGGTGCAGTGGCTCGAACAGCACCTCCAGCAATACAAGGGCACGGTCATCGCGGTCACGCACGATCGCTACTTCCTGGATAACGTGGCGGGCTGGATTCTCGAGCTCGACCGGGGCCACGGCATTCCGTTCCAAGGCAATTATTCGTCCTGGCTGGAGCAGAAACAGGAACGGTTGGAGAAGGAAGAAAAGGCGGAATCCAAGCGCCGAAAGACCCTGGAGCACGAATTGGAATGGATCCGGATGTCGCCGAAGGCCAGGCAATCGAAAGGCAAGGCGCGGTTGAACCGCTATGAGGAGCTCGTCAATCAGAAGCAGGACGAGCGGGCGGAGGATCTCGAAATCTACATCCCGCCCGGGCCGCGGCTCGGCGATGTGGTCGTGGAAGCCGAAGGCGTCAGCAAGGCGTATGGGGACCGGTTGCTCTACGAAAACGTGAACTTCAGCCTTCCGAAGGGCGGGATCGTCGGCGTGATCGGTCCGAACGGCGCCGGCAAGACCACGATGTTCCGCATGATCATCGGCAAGGAGAAGCCGGACATAGGGACGATCAAGATCGGCGACACAGTCAAGCTCGGCTATGTGGATCAGGATCGCAGCCTCGACGGAAACAAGACCGTATACGAAGTCATTTCCGACGGGCAGGAGACGATCAAGCTGGGCAAGGTCGAAGTCAATGCGCGCGGCTATTGCGCCCGCTTCAATTTCGCCGGGACGGATCAGCAGAAGAAAGTCAAGGAGCTGTCCGGCGGCGAACGCAATCGGGTGCACTTGGCCCGCATGCTGAAAGAAGGCGCCAACCTCATCATTCTCGACGAGCCGACCAACGATCTCGACGTGAACACGCTGCGCGCGTTGGAAGAGGGATTGGAGAATTTCGCCGGCTGCGCGGTGATCAGCAGCCACGACCGCTGGTTTCTCGATCGTATCGCCACGCATATCCTCGCGTTTGAAGGGGAGAGCCGGGTCGTCTGGTTCGAAGGGAACTATAGCGACTACGAGGCCGACCGAAAGAGGCGCCTCGGCAAGGAAGCCGATCAGCCGCACCGAATTCGATACCGGAAGCTGACCCGGGGGTAA